Proteins encoded in a region of the Xiphophorus couchianus chromosome 11, X_couchianus-1.0, whole genome shotgun sequence genome:
- the exoc3l2a gene encoding exocyst complex component 3 has translation MPILKKLPGRSKSCHEFPRVNGELILPRLDLDLRDLNDLNELKELKDLKDLNKNLNPFEDVELDEDEKNGGDTGLFMGEVRGNLQLRSCRDGEEEENEVNAEKHGAGNPKAKPLRGTLERICGVSPLKTLGKLGKGLRISGRHVWGNSFPHYNLGDSNTLPAEKEKKKGLRRGSEGIMTLLRFTGRRKEERRESLPCGDLCTECEAEGSRRPSFLRISLGKLKRESMSDKASQEADEEEVEEEPVIKTREPLSVLEILQLVNHRDLLLADTHILELERECELLSLLPATTASTPTSTLGPSTPPISHLLSSSSFDEALSSNATLDSSRRKAKDVELLYEALQKEMWDVVRESLRQPSAGPNLGLVVLVIQQEEHADAAWALREESKTERVSPNIQPSQRPRRLKTKWRQAVAEAADWSLPHQVDTQAGQLASYLERLRSRMVDDLDAARRNAVSIYPEEFAAFQVYVESYHQAIAKRLRTITSGPLQITDVYSLLDWFYNIYNRDVLGTIGTSTAIHYSTLEPILPQQTVDRLEEDCISIVRDKVTTELIQVLDDEERRWAQTLHIEEYQSNLARSVIQRLKVDLDRSTSVSQFLGARVARCCLIGLADFLYNFQRKVEMFHDTQAEFGDRGDGYVSKTIALVNCCPPLRNFVERCRQCDPQGSEESAQRASSSLDRVVNLSVRVLTGRLFENIRPFFDKLMKRKWLNNTEAFEAIEASTKQHFKKFKRMDPPPYQTLVGEVHRRILVEYVRAIMRGRIICTSSKMRKRMAFRLQDEAKQLKGLFRDLESNASWLDSIISHLADIILLEDTPSIQMEVAVLVKEFPDIRKKHVSTLLNVRGMTRQAERQEILNVVKDFECSSALISRERALFADIPITSEVHCISLGLLRLAMTVSNWFSEHRPRRRHRTSARHATPQAAETAGDANKLHREE, from the exons ATGCCTATTCTAAAAAAGCTCCCAGGAAGATCCAAGAGCTGTCACGAGTTCCCTAGAGTAAACGGTGAACTGATCCTGCCTCGGCTGGACTTGGACCTGAGGGACCTGAATGATCTCAATGAGCTGAAGGAGCTAAAGGACCTGAAGGACCTGAACAAGAACCTCAACCCCTTTGAGGATGTGGAGTTGGACGAGGACGAGAAGAATGGGGGCGACACGGGCCTCTTCATGGGGGAGGTCAGGGGGAACCTCCAGCTGAGGTCCTGCCGGgatggagaagaggaagagaacGAAGTGAACGCAGAGAAGCACGGGGCAGGGAACCCCAAAGCGAAGCCACTCCGGGGGACTCTGGAGCGGATCTGTGGAGTGTCACCCCTCAAAACTCTTGGAAAACTGGGGAAGGGTCTTCGCATATCAGGACGACATGTGTGGGGGAACAGCTTTCCCCACTATAACCTTGGAGACTCAAATACACTCCCAgcagagaaggagaagaagaaagggcTGCGAAGAGGCTCGGAGGGGATTATGACCCTACTTCG CTTCACAGGTCGCCGAAAGGAGGAGCGCAGGGAAAGCCTGCCCTGTGGGGACCTGTGCACAGAGTGCGAGGCAGAGGGATCCAGGCGACCCTCGTTTCTTAGGATCAGCTTGGGCAAGCTCAAGAGGGAATCCATGTCGGACAAGGCTTCCCAAGAGGCCGACGAGGAGGAGGTAGAGGAGGAACCGGTGATCAAAACCAGAGAGCCCCTGTCAG TTCTGGAGATTCTACAATTAGTCAACCACAGAGACCTTCTCTTGGCTGACACACACATTCTGGAGTTGGAACGAGAGTGTGAGCTCCTGTCTTTGCTGCCAGCCACAACTGCATCCACCCCTACTTCTACCTTAGGTCCCAGCACCCCACCTATTAGCCACCTTTTGTCATCTTCATCATTTGACGAGGCCCTCAGCTCTAATGCAACGCTAGACTCTAGCAGGAGGAAGGCTAAGGATGTGGAGCTCTTGTACGAAGCATTGCAGAAGGAGATGTGGGACGTGGTGAGAGAGTCGCTCCGCCAACCCAGTGCTGGCCCTAACCTTGGCCTAGTGGTGCTAGTGATCCAACAGGAGGAGCATGCCGATGCTGCCTGGGCTCTGAGAGAGGAGTCCAAGACAGAGCGAGTGAGTCCCAACATCCAACCCAGCCAGCGCCCTCGGCGGCTGAAGACCAAGTGGAGGCAGGCGGTGGCAGAAGCTGCGGACTGGAGCCTGCCTCACCAGGTGGACACTCAGGCAGGCCAGCTAGCCTCGTATCTGGAGCGTCTGAGGAGCCGGATGGTGGACGACCTGGACGCGGCCAGGAGAAACGCTGTGTCCATTTACCCAGAGGAATTTGCAGCCTTCCAGGTGTATGTGGAAAGTTACCATCAGGCCATCGCCAAACGTCTCCGGACCATCACCAGTGGGCCGCTGCAGATCACAGATGTCTACTCACTGTTAGACTGGTTTTACAACATCTACAACAG GGATGTCTTAGGAACCATTGGCACCAGTACAGCCATACACTACTCTACACTGGAGCCTATTCTTCCTCAACAGACAGTGGACAGGCTGGAGGAAGACTGCATCAGTATAGTCAGG gatAAAGTGACAACAGAGCTGATCCAGGTTCTGGATGATGAGGAGAGACGATGGGCCCAGACTCTACATATAGAGGAGTATCAGTCAAACCTGGCGCGCTCAGTGATCCAG AGGCTGAAGGTGGATTTGGATAGATCCACATCTGTGAGCCAGTTTTTAGGTGCAAGAGTTGCCCGCTGTTGTCTTATTGGGCTTGCTGACTTCCTCTACAA CTTCCAGAGGAAGGTGGAGATGTTTCACGACACACAGGCAGAGTTTGGAGACAGAGGGGACGGATACGTGTCCAAGACCATAGCGCTGGTCAACTGCTGCCCTCCTCTGAG GAACTTCGTGGAGCGTTGCAGGCAGTGCGACCCACAGGGCAGCGAAGAGTCAGCCCAGAGAGCCAGCTCTTCCCTGGACAGAGTCGTCAACCTGTCAGTGCGGGTTCTGACGGGAAGACTGTTTGAGAACATCAGG CCTTTCTTCGACAAACTGATGAAGAGGAAATGGCTGAACAACACCGAAGCCTTTGAAGCAATTGAAGCCAGCACTAAACAGCACttcaaaaagttcaaaaggATGGATCCTCCTCCGTATCAG ACACTGGTGGGTGAGGTGCATAGACGGATCCTGGTGGAGTACGTCCGGGCCATTATGCGAGGACGGATCATTTGCACCTCCTCCAAGATGAGAAAGAGGATGGCTTTTCGACTACAAGACGAGGCCAAGCAGTTGAAAGGCCTCTTTAGAGATCTG GAGTCAAATGCATCTTGGTTGGACAGCATCATCTCCCACCTAGCTGACATCATCCTCCTTGAAGACACTCCCTCCATCCAGATGGAGGTGGCTGTCCTGGTGAAGGAGTTCCCCGATATAAG GAAGAAGCACGTCTCCACCCTGCTGAATGTGAGGGGGATGACACGACAGGCGGAGCGGCAGGAGATCCTTAACGTTGTCAAAGACTTCGAATGCAGCAGCGCCCTCATCTCACGGGAGCGCGCTCTCTTTGCCGACATCCCCATCACGTCGGAGGTGCACTGCATCAGCCTGGGTCTCCTGCGCCTCGCCATGACCGTGTCCAACTGGTTCTCGGAGCACCGGCCGCGGCGCAGGCACAGGACGAGCGCCCGGCATGCCACACCTCAAGCAGCTGAGACAGCAGGAGACGCAAACAAGCTTCATAGAGAAGAGTAG
- the ppp1r14aa gene encoding protein phosphatase 1, regulatory (inhibitor) subunit 14Aa gives MATDGSGTPPEENDEPVSSDLELSGHIPKRHARVTVKYNRKELQRRLDLEKWIDESLDQLYRGQEADMPEEVNIDDLIDLRTDEERIVKLKELLQSCSNNTETFIKELVAKLVGVHKQEDLQSEGIEHPVICHSLHRHEPYQFNNPQHHFHQTRGHNQSL, from the exons ATGGCAACTGACGGCAGCGGGACACCGCCCGAAGAAAACGACGAGCCGGTTTCATCAGATCTGGAGCTCAGCGGACACATCCCGAAGAGGCACGCCCGGGTCACAGTGAAGTACAACaggaaggagctgcagaggcgGCTGGACTTGGAGAAGTGGATCGACGAGAGCCTGGACCAGCTGTACAGGGGCCAG GAGGCCGACATGCCGGAGGAGGTGAACATTGACGACTTGATTGACCTTCGTACTGATGAGGAGCGAATCGTGAAGTTAAAG gaaCTCCTCCAAAGCTGCAGCAACAACACTGAG ACCTTCATCAAGGAGCTGGTGGCAAAGCTGGTGGGGGTCCACAAGCAGGAGGATCTGCAGAGCGAAGGCATCGAGCATCCCGTCATCTGCCACAGCCTCCACCGCCACGAGCCCTACCAGTTCAACAACCCGCAGCACCACTTCCATCAGACGCGAGGCCACAACCAGAGTCTCTGA
- the dlb gene encoding delta-like protein B: protein MAHSHLIYLLALTLVHVVWSSGVFELKIHSFHTAQRICRRHRDCHIFFRICLKHPEDVISAEPPCTFGTGHTNVIRADHTSISSSAPIRVPFHFKWPGTFSLIIEAWNAESPTEYTDNQNNLVSRLATRRRLAIGEDWSQDVHFGEQSELRYSYHVYCDEYYFGDGCADYCRPRDDTLGHYTCDEEGNRICLEGWKGNYCSEPICSADCSEKHGYCEAPGGCTCRMGWQGPSCNECVRYPGCLHGTCSQPWQCNCQEGWGGLFCDQDLNYCTNHKPCANGATCTNTGQGSYTCTCRPGFGGTNCELETNECDSNPCKNGGSCNDLENDYSCTCPQGFYGKNCEIIAMTCADGPCFNGGTCVETMTGGYTCRCPPSYTGSNCEKKLDRCSNRPCLNGGDCLDLGQSILCRCQPGFTGANCQVNIDDCTSNPCQNAGTCQDGVNDYTCSCTLGYTGKNCSIRSDACGARPCQNGGTCFTHFTGPVCQCPKGFMGPSCEFTLQPSFKPALRQASQPSSTTTVTISCLLAVLVLVLVAGIFFLRRRRRRMEGRKQLSDIAVYNDLEAVNNLGGSERDAFLSPNSLFKISNSTARLSLTLCPDGRPGYRHNPVESSLARAERQDFMWRDDAMLGSAPGLR from the exons ATGGCGCATTCACACCTGATATATCTCTTGGCTTTGACCTTGGTGCACGTG GTTTGGTCCTCCGGTGTCTTCGAGTTGAAGATCCACTCCTTCCACACGGCGCAGCGCATCTGCAGAAGACACAGAGACTGTCACATCTTCTTCAGGATTTGCCTAAAACACCCGGAGGATGTGATCTCAGCCGAGCCGCCCTGCACCTTTGGCACCGGCCACACGAACGTAATCCGGGCGGATCACACGTCGATCTCCAGCAGCGCTCCAATCCGAGTCCCCTTCCACTTTAAATGGCCG GGGACTTTTTCATTGATCATCGAAGCCTGGAACGCAGAATCTCCAACAGAGTACACAG ACAACCAAAATAACCTGGTGAGCCGCCTGGCGACCAGGAGGAGGCTGGCTATCGGCGAGGACTGGTCCCAGGACGTGCACTTCGGCGAGCAGAGCGAGCTGCGCTACTCCTACCACGTCTACTGCGACGAGTACTACTTCGGGGACGGCTGCGCGGACTACTGCAGGCCGAGGGACGACACGCTGGGCCACTACACCTGCGACGAGGAGGGCAACCGCATCTGCCTGGAGGGCTGGAAAGGAAACTACTGCTCTGAGC CCATCTGCTCGGCGGATTGCAGCGAGAAGCATGGCTACTGCGAGGCCCCAGGGGGCTGTACATGCCGCATGGGCTGGCAGGGCCCCTCCTGTAATGAATGCGTGCGTTACCCAGGCTGTCTCCATGGGACGTGCAGCCAGCCGTGGCAGTGTAACTGTCAGGAGGGCTGGGGGGGCCTTTTCTGCGACCAGGACCTCAACTACTGCACCAACCACAAGCCATGCGCCAACGGGGCCACCTGCACCAACACGGGTCAGGGCAGCTACACCTGTACGTGTCGGCCCGGCTTTGGAGGCACCAATTGTGAGCTGGAAACCAACGAGTGTGACAGCAACCCCTGCAAAAATGGAGGCAGCTGCAAT GACCTGGAGAACGACTACTCCTGCACCTGTCCACAGGGGTTCTACGGAAAGAACTGTGAGATCATTGCCATGACCTGCGCAGACGGTCCCTGCTTTAATGGCGGAACCTGCGTGGAGACGATGACAGGAGGCTACACATGCCGCTGCCCTCCCAGCTACACCGGCTCCAACTGTGAGAAGAAGTTGGACCGCTGCAGCAACAGGCCTTGTCTGAACG GTGGTGACTGTTTGGACCTCGGCCAGAGTATCTTGTGCCGCTGTCAGCCAGGTTTCACCGGTGCCAACTGCCAGGTCAACATCGACGACTGCACCTCAAATCCCTGCCAAAATGCTGGAACCTGCCAGGATGGTGTGAATGACTACACTTGCTCCTGTACCTTAGGGTACACTGGCAAGAACTGCAGCATCCGCTCTGATGCCTGCGGGGCTCGTCCGTGCCAAAACGGAGGCACTTGCTTCACCCACTTCACTGGGCCTGTATGCCAGTGTCCGAAGGGCTTCATGGGTCCAAGTTGCGAGTTCACACTTCAACCCAGTTTCAAGCCCGCTTTGCGCCAAGCCTCCCAgccctcctccaccaccaccgTCACCATCTCCTGCCTCCTGGCAGTCCTGGTGCTGGTTCTGGTCGCAGGCATCTTTTTCCTGAGGCGGAGAAGAAGGAGGATGGAGGGAAGGAAGCAGCTGAGCGACATTGCGGTCTACAATGACTTGGAGGCGGTCAACAACCTGGGAGGCAGCGAGAGAGATGCTTTCCTCAGCCCTAACAGCCTCTTCAAGATCAGCAACAGTACAGCTCGCCTCAGCCTCACGCTGTGTCCCGATGGCAGACCCGGGTACAGACACAACCCGGTGGAGAGCAGCCTGGCCAGAGCGGAGCGTCAGGACTTCATGTGGAGGGACGACGCCATGCTGGGCTCTGCACCCGGGCTGAGATGA